The window ATATCTCGGTGGACAAAAAACTTTTATGCTGGCTGCCATATTTCCTTTATTGGGATTGCTAGTGATAGGATTGGGTTTGAAATTGACACGTAATCAGCACGGCTCACAAGGAATGTTCAGATGAGGTTAAAAGGTTTACTTTGCAAGATAGTTATTCTAGGCACAGGTTTACTGACGTCAGGCGCATCTGTCGCTGATACCCAAGTCAATATTGTCGGGCTTTTCAGCAATAAGGCGGTGCTCATTATCAATGGAGGTAAACCTAAAACCTTAAGCGTAGGCCAAGCTAGTGACGGTGTTAAATTAATTGCCGCAGACAGTCAAGCCGCCACTTTGCAAGTTGAAGGGAGTATCAAAAGACTGAGTATGGGGCAAGCCGCATCAGTGATGGGTAAGTCATCTAGCGGCTCATCAAGTGCTGTTCTGTATGCCGATGCGCAAGGACACTTCGTTTCAGACTGCCAAATCAACGGCGCATCATTAAAGTTTATATTGGATACTGGCGCAACAACGGTTGCTATGAATAGCGGCGATGCAAAGTTCGCTAATATTGATTACAAGCGTGGTGAGCCTGTACAAGTGAGCACAGCCAACGGCATAGTGACGGCTTATCGCGTAACGATTGCTAACCTTAAAATTGGCGGCATTACACTTAGCCAAGTAGATGCGAGTGTGTTGGAGGGTGGTTCGCCATCAGTGGTGTTGCTGGGAATGAGTGCTTTGAATCGCCTGGATATGAAGCGCGAAGATATTGCCCTAACACTCACTAAAAAATATTAAAAAGTATATATAGTTAGTGCACGTCAAATAGACAAAATAAAACGGGCAGAAAATCTGCCCGTTTTATTTGCTTTTAACTAGAAATAAATCTCAACACTTATTTTTGAAACCTTAAAAATCAAAAACAAGATTTGTCAAACATTACTTAGCTTCTGCTGGAGCTGCTGCTGGTGCCTCAGCTGCTGCTTTTTTAACGTGTTTATGATGATGTTTTACAGCTGGTTTAGCAGCCTCTGCTGGAGTTGCTGCAGGAGCAGCAGCTTCTACTTTAGCTGGTTCAGCAGGTTTAGGAGCGTCTGCAGCGAAAGTTGATGTAGCTAATGAAAGTGCTGCAACTGCGAATAGTGATGCTAATAATTTGTTCATTTAAATCTCCTGAAATTAATGATAAGTTTGCTGTCAGATGGATTGTTTAAATTACTGATTAACTTCATCCGTTAACCACTTCATCAACCACCATGGAT is drawn from Methylotenera versatilis 301 and contains these coding sequences:
- a CDS encoding retropepsin-like aspartic protease family protein; amino-acid sequence: MRLKGLLCKIVILGTGLLTSGASVADTQVNIVGLFSNKAVLIINGGKPKTLSVGQASDGVKLIAADSQAATLQVEGSIKRLSMGQAASVMGKSSSGSSSAVLYADAQGHFVSDCQINGASLKFILDTGATTVAMNSGDAKFANIDYKRGEPVQVSTANGIVTAYRVTIANLKIGGITLSQVDASVLEGGSPSVVLLGMSALNRLDMKREDIALTLTKKY